A single genomic interval of Nonomuraea rubra harbors:
- a CDS encoding sugar phosphate isomerase/epimerase family protein, whose protein sequence is MTRPVTLFTGQWADLPFEEVCRLASEWGYDGLEIACWGDHFEVDKALADDSYVERKKETLAKHNLGVWTISNHLVGQAVCDHPIDERHKGILPARIWGEGEPEGVRQRAAEEIKNTARAAAALGVTTVVGFTGSPIWHTLAMFPPVPPSMIEAGYADFADRWNPILDVFDEVGVRFAHEVHPSEIAYDYHTTVRTLEAIGHRPAFGLNWDPSHMVWQDLDPAGFILDFADRIYHVDCKDARVATRDGRRGRLSSHLAWADPRRGWDFVSTGRGDVPWEACFRALNHIGYDGPISIEWEDAGMDRLHGAPESLAYIRSLNAITPPAAAFDAAFSSE, encoded by the coding sequence ATGACCAGACCGGTCACGTTGTTCACCGGGCAGTGGGCGGACCTGCCGTTCGAGGAGGTCTGCCGGCTGGCGTCCGAATGGGGCTACGACGGCCTGGAGATCGCCTGCTGGGGCGACCACTTCGAGGTCGACAAGGCCCTCGCGGACGACTCCTACGTCGAACGCAAGAAGGAGACCCTGGCCAAGCACAACCTCGGCGTGTGGACGATCTCCAACCACCTGGTCGGCCAGGCGGTCTGCGACCACCCCATCGACGAGCGCCACAAGGGCATCCTGCCCGCCCGCATCTGGGGCGAGGGCGAACCCGAAGGCGTACGGCAGCGCGCCGCGGAAGAGATCAAGAACACCGCCCGCGCCGCGGCCGCACTCGGCGTCACGACCGTCGTCGGCTTCACCGGCTCGCCGATCTGGCACACGCTGGCGATGTTCCCGCCGGTGCCCCCGTCCATGATCGAGGCGGGGTACGCCGACTTCGCCGACCGGTGGAACCCGATCCTCGACGTCTTCGACGAGGTGGGCGTGCGCTTCGCCCACGAGGTGCACCCCAGCGAGATCGCCTACGACTACCACACCACGGTGCGCACGCTGGAGGCCATCGGGCACCGGCCGGCCTTCGGCCTCAACTGGGATCCCTCGCACATGGTGTGGCAGGACCTGGACCCGGCGGGCTTCATCCTCGACTTCGCCGACCGCATCTACCACGTGGACTGCAAGGACGCCCGGGTCGCCACCCGCGACGGACGGCGCGGCCGTCTGTCCTCCCACCTGGCCTGGGCCGATCCCAGGCGCGGCTGGGACTTCGTGTCCACCGGCCGGGGCGACGTGCCGTGGGAGGCGTGCTTCCGTGCGCTCAACCACATCGGCTACGACGGCCCGATCTCCATCGAGTGGGAGGACGCGGGCATGGACCGGTTGCACGGCGCGCCGGAATCCCTCGCCTACATCCGCTCGCTCAACGCCATCACGCCGCCGGCCGCCGCCTTCGACGCCGCCTTCTCCTCCGAGTAA
- a CDS encoding ThuA domain-containing protein has product MALALVAPFVTLLAAPVSAEAATAAAEPAFKVLVFSKTTGFRHDSIPEGIAAVQKLGQENNFAVDTTEDSALFTDQNLAQYQAVVFMSTTGDPLGTQDQKDAFQRYIQNGGGFAGVHAAADSGYNWEWYGKLVGAYFKSHPAIQQATVKVEDPAHPSTKDLPTTWTRTDEWYDYRANPRGTVHVLTSMDEKSYTGATMGADHPNTWCHDFDGGRSWYTGLGHMKENYSEPNFLKLLLGGIQTAAGAVKADCSASQSGSFEKVTLDDNTSNPMMVDVAKDGRVFYIDRLGEVKIIKPAGGTVTAAKLNVFTANESGLLGLALDPGFDSNHWVYLYYSPTGANVDRLSRFTVTGDTLDLSSEKVVLDVPVQRAECCHHGGGMVIDPKTGNLWLATGDNSNPFASDGYTPIDERSGRASWDAQRTSGNTNSLSGKLLRIHPEADGTYTIPSGNLFAPGTAKTKPEIYGMGFRNPFRMGLDPKTGHIMLGEYGPDANSASTTRGPQNTVEWNIVSKPGNYGWPYCVGNNTPYVDFDFATRQSGSAFNCAAPVNESPNNDGLTSLPPVVPATIWYHYAADPQNFPEMSGGAPMGGPVYRSDPNLQSDVKWPAYWDGKAVFGEWNNDKVWSFQLDETGTKLVEMNTILGSLTFKKPMDMKFGPDGALYMIEWGSGFGGDNADSGIYRIVYTKGTRPPIARAAADKTDGPLPLAVTFSSEGSRDPDGKPITYAWDLDGDGDTDSTDPSPSHTYEEGGDYNAVLTITTSDGRTGTAGVEINAGNTRPTVSVTVPPNGAFFEFGDQVKFTVTVTDPEDGTIDCDKVKIQAILGHDSHGHPLDQHQGCEGVLQTQQAGHGEYDNLFYAIEASYADGGANGAKSLTGRGQVILEPKRKQAEHFSRTGRVADGKGTDTAGVQAEATSDTQGGNQHIAFVQDGDWWSFDPVNLSNVTAIRLRAASGGPGGTVQVRAGDPETGTLVGSAEVAPTGGWQTFADVTLDLSSPPTESGPLYFVVRKPASAADNAYLVNVNWVDFVGKGATENQRPSVTATGTPATGVAPLKVDFKATATDPEGDPLTYKWNFGVNGAPEPTTADASHTYTAPGTYTAVVTVSDDKGASSSAQVAVKVDAPATVCFSGRSDDFLGNQLDRDRWSVIRENQDLRVADGKLVIPTSTTDIYSTGGNTPNIVLQPAPSGAWTATAKLTLDARDAYQQAGLIIYGDDDNYAKMVLQARSTSGPNHASRIFQFIREENGAPNEVSQSNTANLGDAYPDTVYVRFISDGTNITAHYSADGTTFTAMPQTKALAGITSPKIGLLSLAGADHPVVDASFDWFHITPDDTATGPDPDDEFDGTALDTCRWSAIVRPDATAARVGDGKLQLDTTTGDIYGTTNSGPKNLILQPAPSGDWTLETKVDASALNEQYQQGGLMAYTGDDDYVKLDFLTTNSAGSTVARSIELRSEVGGTVQNPQPQVNNLTSGVWWLRLKKEGNTYTGSYSSDGETWTALSAPVDNSAVATGAKVGVYTIGTNQSASKTVTFDHFHLIKGGSDEDRTAPVTTATTEPELPPGGTFTGPVSVTLAAADEDGGSGVDKTEYQLDGGDWTAYTEPVTVTGDGQHELKYRSADKAGNVEEAKTLTLTISASAPQVKLTVSASSRCIGTSAYVAVTAVNVSDVPVTVTLTTPFGTKTVADVAPGKQAYQSFNSRAGQIDAGSVTVKGAATIGGEQVTSSYDAAYPALSCR; this is encoded by the coding sequence ATGGCCTTAGCCCTCGTCGCCCCCTTCGTCACGCTCCTCGCGGCGCCGGTGAGCGCCGAGGCCGCCACGGCGGCAGCGGAGCCCGCGTTCAAGGTCCTCGTCTTCTCGAAGACGACCGGCTTCCGGCACGACTCGATCCCCGAGGGCATCGCGGCCGTGCAGAAACTCGGCCAGGAGAACAACTTCGCGGTCGACACCACCGAGGACAGCGCGCTGTTCACGGACCAGAACCTGGCGCAGTACCAGGCCGTGGTCTTCATGTCCACGACCGGTGACCCGCTGGGCACGCAGGACCAGAAGGACGCCTTCCAGCGCTACATACAGAACGGCGGCGGCTTCGCCGGCGTCCACGCCGCGGCCGACAGCGGCTACAACTGGGAGTGGTACGGCAAGCTGGTCGGTGCGTACTTCAAGTCGCATCCGGCGATCCAGCAGGCCACGGTCAAGGTCGAGGACCCGGCCCACCCGTCCACCAAGGACCTGCCGACGACCTGGACCCGTACCGACGAGTGGTACGACTACCGGGCGAATCCGCGTGGCACGGTGCACGTGCTGACGTCGATGGACGAGAAGTCCTACACCGGCGCGACGATGGGCGCCGACCACCCGAACACGTGGTGTCACGACTTCGACGGCGGCCGTTCGTGGTACACGGGGCTCGGCCACATGAAGGAGAACTACAGCGAGCCGAACTTCCTGAAGCTGCTGCTCGGCGGCATCCAGACGGCCGCCGGCGCGGTCAAGGCCGACTGCTCGGCCTCGCAGAGCGGAAGCTTCGAGAAGGTCACGCTCGACGACAACACCTCGAACCCGATGATGGTGGACGTCGCCAAGGACGGCCGGGTCTTCTACATCGACCGCCTCGGCGAGGTCAAGATCATCAAGCCTGCGGGCGGCACCGTGACGGCGGCGAAGCTGAACGTCTTCACCGCCAACGAGAGCGGCCTGCTCGGGCTGGCGCTCGACCCCGGCTTCGACTCCAACCACTGGGTGTACCTGTACTACTCGCCCACCGGGGCGAACGTCGACCGGCTGAGCAGGTTCACCGTCACGGGTGACACCCTTGACCTGTCGAGCGAGAAGGTGGTCCTCGACGTCCCGGTGCAGCGGGCCGAGTGCTGCCACCACGGTGGCGGCATGGTGATCGACCCCAAGACCGGCAACCTGTGGCTGGCCACGGGCGACAACTCCAACCCGTTCGCCTCCGACGGCTACACGCCGATCGACGAGCGGTCGGGCCGCGCCAGCTGGGACGCCCAGCGCACCTCGGGCAACACCAACAGCCTGAGCGGCAAGCTGCTGCGGATCCACCCCGAGGCCGACGGCACGTACACCATCCCGTCCGGCAACCTGTTCGCGCCGGGCACGGCGAAGACCAAGCCGGAGATCTACGGCATGGGCTTCCGCAACCCGTTCCGCATGGGTCTCGACCCCAAGACGGGCCACATCATGCTCGGCGAGTACGGCCCCGACGCCAACTCGGCGAGCACCACCCGCGGCCCGCAGAACACGGTCGAGTGGAACATCGTCTCCAAGCCGGGCAACTACGGCTGGCCGTACTGCGTCGGGAACAACACCCCGTACGTCGACTTCGACTTCGCCACCAGGCAGTCGGGGTCGGCCTTCAACTGCGCCGCGCCGGTCAACGAGTCGCCGAACAACGACGGCCTGACCAGCCTGCCGCCGGTGGTTCCGGCGACGATCTGGTACCACTACGCGGCCGACCCGCAGAACTTCCCGGAGATGAGCGGTGGCGCGCCCATGGGCGGCCCCGTCTACCGCTCCGACCCGAACCTGCAGTCGGACGTGAAGTGGCCGGCGTACTGGGACGGCAAGGCGGTCTTCGGCGAGTGGAACAACGACAAGGTGTGGTCGTTCCAGCTCGACGAGACCGGCACCAAGCTCGTCGAGATGAACACGATCCTCGGCTCCCTGACGTTCAAGAAGCCGATGGACATGAAGTTCGGCCCCGACGGCGCGCTGTACATGATCGAGTGGGGGTCCGGCTTCGGCGGCGACAACGCCGACTCCGGCATCTACCGCATCGTGTACACCAAGGGCACCCGCCCGCCGATCGCCCGTGCCGCGGCGGACAAGACCGACGGCCCGCTGCCGCTGGCCGTGACGTTCTCCAGCGAGGGCAGCAGGGACCCGGACGGCAAGCCGATCACCTACGCCTGGGACCTCGACGGCGACGGTGACACCGACTCCACCGACCCCAGCCCCTCCCACACCTACGAGGAGGGGGGCGACTACAACGCGGTCCTGACGATCACGACCTCCGACGGCCGGACCGGCACCGCCGGCGTGGAGATCAACGCGGGCAACACCCGCCCCACGGTCTCGGTGACCGTCCCGCCGAACGGCGCCTTCTTCGAGTTCGGCGACCAGGTGAAGTTCACGGTCACCGTCACCGACCCCGAGGACGGCACGATCGACTGCGACAAGGTGAAGATCCAGGCGATCCTCGGCCACGACAGCCACGGCCACCCGCTCGACCAGCACCAGGGCTGTGAGGGCGTGCTGCAGACCCAGCAGGCCGGCCACGGCGAGTACGACAACCTCTTCTACGCCATCGAGGCCAGCTACGCCGACGGCGGCGCCAACGGCGCCAAGTCGCTGACCGGGCGCGGCCAGGTCATCCTGGAGCCCAAGCGCAAGCAGGCCGAGCACTTCTCGCGGACCGGCCGGGTGGCCGACGGCAAGGGCACCGACACCGCGGGCGTCCAGGCGGAGGCCACCAGCGACACCCAGGGCGGCAACCAGCACATCGCGTTCGTCCAGGACGGCGACTGGTGGTCGTTCGACCCGGTGAACCTGTCGAACGTCACCGCGATCCGGCTCAGGGCGGCCTCGGGCGGCCCCGGCGGGACCGTGCAGGTCCGGGCGGGCGACCCCGAGACCGGCACGCTGGTCGGCTCGGCCGAGGTGGCGCCCACCGGCGGCTGGCAGACGTTCGCCGACGTCACGCTCGACCTGTCCAGCCCGCCGACGGAGAGCGGACCGCTGTACTTCGTGGTGCGCAAGCCGGCGAGCGCGGCCGACAACGCCTACCTGGTCAACGTCAACTGGGTCGACTTCGTCGGCAAGGGCGCCACGGAGAACCAGCGTCCGTCCGTGACCGCGACGGGGACCCCTGCGACGGGCGTCGCTCCGCTGAAGGTCGACTTCAAGGCGACGGCCACCGACCCGGAAGGCGACCCGCTCACCTACAAGTGGAACTTCGGCGTGAACGGCGCGCCGGAGCCCACCACCGCCGACGCGAGCCACACCTACACCGCGCCGGGCACCTACACTGCCGTGGTGACCGTGTCCGACGACAAGGGCGCGTCGTCCTCCGCACAGGTCGCGGTCAAGGTGGACGCGCCGGCCACGGTGTGCTTCAGCGGCCGTTCCGATGACTTCCTGGGGAACCAGCTCGACCGTGACCGCTGGTCGGTCATCCGGGAGAACCAGGACCTCAGGGTCGCCGACGGCAAGCTGGTGATCCCGACCTCGACCACCGACATCTACAGCACGGGCGGCAACACGCCGAACATCGTGCTGCAGCCGGCGCCGTCGGGAGCCTGGACCGCCACCGCCAAGCTCACGCTGGACGCGCGCGACGCGTACCAGCAGGCGGGCCTGATCATCTACGGCGACGACGACAACTACGCCAAGATGGTGCTGCAGGCGCGGTCGACCTCGGGCCCCAACCACGCCAGCCGCATCTTCCAGTTCATCCGTGAGGAGAACGGCGCCCCGAACGAGGTGTCGCAGAGCAACACGGCCAACCTGGGAGACGCCTACCCCGACACGGTGTACGTGCGGTTCATCAGCGACGGCACCAACATCACCGCCCACTACTCCGCCGACGGCACCACGTTCACCGCGATGCCCCAGACCAAGGCGCTCGCCGGGATCACCAGCCCCAAGATCGGCCTGCTCTCGCTGGCCGGGGCCGACCACCCGGTGGTGGACGCGTCCTTCGACTGGTTCCACATCACGCCGGACGACACGGCGACCGGGCCGGACCCGGACGACGAGTTCGACGGCACGGCGCTCGACACCTGCCGCTGGAGCGCGATCGTGCGCCCCGACGCCACGGCGGCGCGCGTCGGCGACGGCAAGCTGCAGCTCGACACCACGACGGGTGACATCTACGGGACCACCAACAGCGGCCCGAAGAACCTCATCCTGCAGCCGGCCCCGAGCGGCGACTGGACGCTGGAGACCAAGGTGGACGCCTCGGCGCTCAACGAGCAGTACCAGCAGGGCGGCCTCATGGCGTACACCGGCGACGACGACTACGTGAAGCTCGACTTCCTCACCACCAACTCGGCGGGCTCGACGGTGGCGCGGAGCATCGAACTGCGCAGCGAGGTCGGCGGCACCGTCCAGAACCCGCAGCCGCAGGTGAACAACCTCACCAGCGGCGTGTGGTGGCTGCGGCTCAAGAAGGAGGGCAACACCTACACCGGCTCCTACTCCTCCGACGGCGAGACCTGGACCGCTCTGTCCGCCCCGGTGGATAACAGCGCGGTGGCCACCGGCGCCAAGGTCGGCGTGTACACCATCGGCACCAACCAGTCGGCGTCGAAGACGGTCACGTTCGACCACTTCCACCTGATCAAGGGCGGGTCGGACGAGGACAGGACGGCGCCGGTGACGACGGCGACGACCGAGCCCGAGTTGCCGCCGGGCGGCACGTTCACCGGCCCGGTGTCGGTCACGCTGGCGGCCGCCGACGAGGACGGCGGCAGCGGGGTCGACAAGACCGAGTACCAGCTCGACGGCGGCGACTGGACCGCCTACACCGAACCGGTCACCGTGACCGGCGACGGGCAGCACGAGCTCAAGTACCGCTCGGCCGACAAGGCGGGCAACGTCGAAGAGGCCAAGACGCTGACGCTGACGATCTCGGCGTCCGCGCCGCAGGTGAAGCTGACGGTCTCCGCCTCGTCCCGCTGCATCGGCACCTCGGCGTACGTGGCGGTCACGGCCGTCAACGTCTCCGACGTGCCGGTCACGGTGACGCTGACCACCCCGTTCGGTACGAAGACCGTGGCCGACGTGGCCCCGGGCAAGCAGGCGTACCAGTCCTTCAACAGCCGGGCCGGGCAGATCGACGCCGGCTCGGTGACCGTGAAGGGGGCCGCGACGATCGGCGGCGAGCAGGTCACCTCGTCGTACGACGCCGCCTACCCGGCGCTCAGCTGCCGCTGA
- a CDS encoding GH32 C-terminal domain-containing protein, translated as MKARRSAAGEEETVLSSNKNDKSFCVDRTSSGAVSSLFAGLGVQCGAVTLTNDVLTLDVFLGTSMVEADAGGHKSITPRVYPARDESLGLPLFADGAATVRSLKVWAMKPAFGG; from the coding sequence ATCAAGGCCAGACGCAGTGCCGCGGGAGAGGAGGAGACCGTCCTGTCGTCCAACAAGAACGACAAATCCTTCTGCGTCGACCGGACCAGCTCAGGCGCTGTCTCCAGCCTCTTCGCCGGCCTGGGCGTGCAATGCGGCGCTGTCACTCTCACGAACGACGTGCTCACCCTTGACGTGTTCCTCGGCACATCCATGGTCGAGGCCGATGCCGGGGGCCACAAATCCATCACCCCGCGCGTGTACCCCGCCCGTGACGAGTCCCTCGGCCTGCCCCTGTTCGCGGACGGCGCCGCCACGGTCAGGTCGCTCAAGGTCTGGGCGATGAAGCCGGCCTTCGGCGGCTGA
- a CDS encoding ROK family transcriptional regulator, with protein sequence MDHNRTGGHATDSASRGGSAGAPADQATVRRSNLALVLRHVSANGPCSRSAVAVATGLNKATVTSLVNELQTRGLVKEMGPQHAGSVGRPGVALGLDGSRAGALGVEVNVDYIAAIATDLAGRVLIDRRIGFDAMGSGPDRSLDELARMVEKTLADLDRLGVTPAGITVAVPGLIDTTTGTVVFAPNLGWRGVPVAGRLAQADLARDIPIAVDNDANLAALAEYTSGVAAGTSDLVYLTGEVGVGGGVISGGRLLGGADGFAGEVGHVMIDPSGERCRCGRVGCWETRVGLAALVRMATPDRAYGTGPQLVRDPEERLAEIEQRRAGGDPRVDAALAEVGRWLGIGAAMLINLFNPRVIVLGGYFARLADPIIPAAQRELARLGMSDAFERCRFAASDLGFGAASRGAAGVVVERALSDPTGISIRMSPSIGVIEGTPTA encoded by the coding sequence GTGGACCACAACCGGACCGGCGGCCATGCGACCGACTCGGCGAGTCGCGGCGGTTCCGCGGGAGCCCCCGCGGACCAGGCCACCGTGCGCCGCTCCAACCTCGCCCTTGTGCTGCGTCATGTGAGCGCTAACGGCCCGTGCTCCCGGTCGGCCGTCGCCGTCGCGACCGGGTTGAACAAGGCCACCGTCACCAGCCTGGTGAACGAGTTGCAGACCCGCGGGCTGGTCAAGGAGATGGGACCGCAGCACGCTGGCTCCGTCGGCCGCCCGGGTGTCGCGCTCGGCCTGGACGGCTCCCGGGCCGGCGCCCTGGGCGTGGAAGTCAACGTCGACTACATCGCCGCGATCGCCACCGACCTGGCCGGAAGAGTGCTCATCGACCGGCGCATCGGCTTCGACGCCATGGGCTCCGGCCCCGACCGCTCACTGGACGAGCTGGCCCGCATGGTCGAGAAGACCCTCGCCGACCTCGACCGGCTCGGGGTCACCCCGGCCGGCATCACCGTGGCCGTCCCCGGCCTGATCGACACCACCACCGGCACCGTCGTCTTCGCTCCCAACCTCGGCTGGCGCGGGGTGCCGGTGGCCGGGCGGCTGGCCCAGGCGGACCTCGCGCGGGACATCCCCATCGCGGTGGACAACGACGCCAACCTCGCCGCCCTGGCCGAATACACCTCGGGCGTCGCGGCGGGCACCTCCGACCTGGTCTACCTCACCGGCGAGGTGGGCGTCGGCGGTGGCGTCATCTCCGGCGGCCGGCTCCTGGGCGGCGCGGACGGGTTCGCGGGCGAGGTCGGCCACGTCATGATCGATCCGTCCGGCGAGCGGTGCCGCTGCGGCCGCGTCGGCTGCTGGGAGACCAGGGTCGGGCTGGCCGCGCTGGTCCGCATGGCCACGCCGGACCGCGCGTACGGCACGGGCCCGCAGCTCGTCCGCGACCCGGAGGAGCGCCTGGCCGAGATCGAGCAGCGGCGGGCCGGCGGAGATCCGCGCGTCGACGCCGCCCTCGCGGAGGTCGGCCGGTGGCTCGGGATCGGAGCGGCCATGCTGATCAACCTCTTCAACCCACGCGTGATCGTGCTGGGCGGCTACTTCGCCCGGCTCGCCGACCCGATCATCCCCGCGGCACAGCGGGAACTGGCCCGCCTGGGCATGAGCGACGCCTTCGAGCGCTGCCGGTTCGCCGCCTCCGACCTCGGCTTCGGCGCCGCCTCGCGCGGAGCGGCCGGAGTCGTCGTCGAACGAGCCCTGTCCGACCCCACCGGCATCTCCATCCGAATGTCTCCGTCCATCGGGGTTATCGAGGGAACCCCGACGGCCTGA
- a CDS encoding WxL protein peptidoglycan domain-containing protein has product MSTSRSRGALAAFPALCAALLVAVVAFATPSAADTTWSVVPANADGPDGRSVIDLELAGGQQVVEHVAVINRSTQPVDFAIDANDGYLTAKGYFDMRPSDVEPVDGGSWITVPEKVTIAAGATSIVPMTVSIPQNATPGDHPAGVTASLETISGQVRVQNRVGVRLNIRVTGGYVAKVAVTGVRAEYVGSWNPFAAGSVEVTYTVANAGNVRVVTDNRVLTSTLVGESSWSDPSAAKARELMPGGSRTFVAQVPGAWPLGPIGTTVTAIPAPAGKPIPGVAAQQMAVDTTVWALPWPQLTLFVLLVLACFAIRLLAAWRRRRIQKLIMLHTRETPQGA; this is encoded by the coding sequence TTGAGCACAAGCCGTTCGCGAGGCGCCCTCGCCGCCTTCCCCGCTCTCTGCGCAGCCCTGCTGGTCGCCGTGGTGGCGTTCGCGACGCCGTCCGCCGCCGACACCACCTGGTCGGTCGTGCCGGCCAACGCCGACGGTCCCGACGGCCGCAGCGTCATCGACCTCGAACTCGCCGGCGGCCAGCAGGTGGTCGAGCACGTGGCGGTCATCAACCGCTCCACCCAGCCGGTCGACTTCGCGATCGACGCCAACGACGGCTACCTGACCGCCAAGGGCTACTTCGACATGCGGCCCTCGGACGTTGAGCCGGTCGACGGCGGCTCCTGGATAACGGTCCCCGAGAAGGTGACGATCGCGGCCGGCGCCACCTCCATCGTTCCCATGACGGTGTCGATCCCCCAGAACGCGACGCCGGGAGACCATCCCGCGGGCGTGACCGCGTCCCTGGAGACGATCTCCGGCCAGGTACGGGTCCAGAACCGGGTGGGCGTCCGCCTGAACATCCGCGTCACCGGCGGCTACGTGGCCAAGGTGGCCGTGACCGGCGTGCGGGCCGAGTACGTGGGGTCGTGGAACCCCTTCGCCGCCGGGTCCGTCGAGGTGACCTACACCGTGGCCAACGCCGGCAACGTCCGGGTGGTCACGGACAACCGGGTTCTGACGTCCACGCTCGTGGGCGAGAGCAGCTGGAGTGACCCGTCCGCGGCCAAGGCCAGGGAGCTCATGCCGGGCGGCAGCCGCACGTTCGTCGCGCAGGTGCCGGGCGCCTGGCCGCTGGGACCCATCGGCACGACCGTCACGGCGATCCCCGCGCCCGCCGGCAAGCCGATCCCGGGCGTCGCCGCCCAGCAGATGGCGGTCGACACCACGGTCTGGGCGCTGCCATGGCCGCAGCTCACCCTTTTCGTCCTCCTCGTCCTCGCCTGCTTCGCCATCCGGCTGCTCGCCGCCTGGCGGCGCAGGCGCATCCAGAAGCTGATCATGCTTCACACCAGGGAAACACCTCAGGGAGCGTGA
- a CDS encoding ROK family transcriptional regulator — MTYKPPSRVRAGAPPAGSAALRRANLSLVLRELRDHPSLSRAHIAEASGLHRATVSNLMAELLERGLVREVGVEHAGAVGRPRRAVALHGAHVGALGMEINVDYIAVHGTDLSGRVLVERRVVYDAMGSGPDNAVRRLGLVAKEAVEAMRRAGAAPAGIAVAVPGLVDVARGVVTLAPNLYWRDLPLADQLASLLGPPRVPVRVDNDANLAALAEYTSGVAAGTPHLVYLTGEVGVGSGVIVGGELMRGADGFSGEVGHLQVDPNGTQCGCGRIGCWETKVGLAALVRAAMPEQAYGLPGMPVPDPGERVADIARGLASGERRMMMAVAQVGQWLGLGGSILANLFNPRVIVIGGYFASLAEWLLPHAQDQLRRLVVAAPAAQCRLVASTLGFGAASRGAASMVISDIIDDPTTIMDSPPRPAPY, encoded by the coding sequence ATGACGTACAAACCGCCCAGCCGTGTCCGGGCCGGCGCTCCGCCGGCGGGTTCCGCCGCGCTGCGCCGGGCGAACCTCTCGCTGGTGCTGCGCGAGCTGCGCGACCACCCGTCCCTGTCCCGTGCCCACATCGCCGAGGCGAGCGGGCTGCACCGGGCCACCGTCTCCAACCTCATGGCCGAGCTCCTCGAACGCGGCCTGGTACGCGAGGTCGGCGTCGAGCACGCCGGGGCCGTCGGCCGCCCCAGACGGGCGGTCGCGCTGCACGGCGCGCACGTCGGCGCCCTCGGCATGGAGATCAACGTCGACTACATCGCGGTCCACGGCACCGATCTCAGCGGCCGGGTCCTGGTCGAGCGCCGGGTCGTCTACGACGCCATGGGCAGCGGCCCGGACAACGCCGTGCGCCGGCTCGGGCTCGTGGCCAAGGAGGCCGTGGAGGCCATGCGGCGCGCCGGAGCGGCGCCCGCCGGCATCGCGGTGGCGGTCCCCGGGCTCGTGGACGTGGCCCGCGGCGTCGTGACGCTCGCGCCGAACCTCTACTGGCGCGACCTGCCCCTGGCCGACCAGCTGGCCTCCTTGCTCGGCCCGCCGCGCGTGCCGGTGCGGGTGGACAACGACGCGAACCTCGCCGCGCTGGCCGAATACACCTCCGGCGTCGCCGCCGGCACGCCCCACCTGGTGTACCTCACCGGCGAGGTCGGGGTCGGCAGCGGCGTCATCGTGGGCGGCGAGCTCATGCGCGGCGCGGACGGATTCTCCGGCGAGGTCGGACATCTGCAGGTGGACCCGAACGGCACCCAGTGCGGTTGCGGCCGCATCGGATGCTGGGAGACCAAGGTCGGCCTGGCCGCGCTCGTCCGCGCGGCCATGCCCGAGCAGGCGTACGGGCTGCCCGGCATGCCGGTGCCCGACCCCGGCGAACGGGTCGCCGACATCGCCAGGGGCCTGGCCTCGGGCGAGCGGCGGATGATGATGGCGGTGGCACAGGTCGGCCAGTGGCTCGGGCTCGGCGGCTCGATCCTGGCCAACCTGTTCAACCCACGGGTGATCGTCATCGGCGGCTACTTCGCCTCGCTGGCCGAGTGGCTGCTGCCCCACGCACAAGACCAGCTGCGACGGCTCGTGGTGGCCGCTCCGGCCGCCCAGTGCCGGCTCGTCGCCTCCACGCTCGGCTTCGGCGCCGCCTCCCGCGGCGCCGCCAGCATGGTGATCAGCGACATCATCGACGACCCGACGACGATCATGGACTCACCACCCCGGCCGGCACCTTACTGA